Proteins found in one Sphaeramia orbicularis chromosome 8, fSphaOr1.1, whole genome shotgun sequence genomic segment:
- the LOC115424036 gene encoding protein Tob1-like: MQLEIQVALNFIISYLYNKLPRRRVNIFGEELERQLKQKYEGHWYPDKPYKGSGFRCIHVGEKVDPVVEKAAKESGLDIEDVRNNLPQDLSVWIDPFEVSYQIGEKGPVKVLYVDDSNESGVSSGGLDLDKEIKNSFNPDAQVFMPINEPLTGTSPGSSSPSPPFGHSAAVSPTFMPRSTQPLTFTTATFAATKFGSTKMKSSGRNGNGGSSAGNKVARTSPTNLGLNVNSLLKQKAISTSMHSLYGLGLGAQHQKPSALSPNAKEFVFPSLQGQGSQSALFPDSSLSLSPLQYSNAFDVFAAYGGLNDKSLMDGLNFSLNNMQYSNQQFQPVMAN, translated from the coding sequence ATGCAGCTTGAAATCCAAGTAGCTCTCAACTTCATCATCTCGTACCTGTACAACAAGCTGCCGAGGCGGCGGGTCAACATTTTCGGCGAAGAGCTGGAACGGCAGCTGAAGCAGAAATATGAGGGACACTGGTACCCAGACAAGCCATACAAAGGCTCAGGATTCAGATGCATCCATGTGGGTGAGAAGGTAGACCCTGTGGTGGAGAAGGCAGCCAAGGAGAGTGGGCTGGACATCGAGGATGTCCGCAACAACCTGCCCCAGGACCTCAGCGTATGGATTGACCCCTTCGAAGTGTCCTACCAGATCGGGGAGAAGGGGCCTGTCAAAGTATTGTACGTCGATGACAGCAACGAAAGTGGAGTTAGCAGTGGGGGACTTGATCTGGACAAGGAGATCAAGAACAGTTTCAATCCTGATGCACAGGTCTTCATGCCCATCAATGAGCCTTTGACCGGCacctctccaggctccagctcacCCTCTCCTCCTTTTGGCCACTCAGCAGCAGTCAGCCCCACCTTTATGCCCCGTTCTACACAGCCTTTAACCTTCACAACCGCCACCTTTGCCGCCACCAAGTTTGGCTCCACTAAGATGAAGAGCAGCGGACGCAACGGCAACGGTGGTAGTAGTGCTGGGAACAAGGTGGCACGTACCTCTCCCACCAACCTGGGCCTGAATGTGAACAGTCTCCTGAAACAGAAAGCCATCTCCACCTCCATGCACTCTCTGTACGGGCTGGGCCTCGGAGCGCAGCACCAGAAGCCCTCAGCCCTGTCCCCCAATGCCAAGGAGTTTGTGTTCCCCAGCCTGCAGGGCCAGGGGAGCCAGAGCGCTCTCTTCCCTGACAGCTCCCTCAGCCTCAGCCCGCTGCAGTACAGCAATGCCTTTGACGTGTTTGCGGCCTATGGTGGCCTTAATGACAAGTCCCTCATGGATGGCTTGAATTTCAGCTTGAACAACATGCAGTATTCTAACCAGCAATTCCAGCCAGTTATGGCCAACTAG